A genomic stretch from Chitinophagaceae bacterium includes:
- a CDS encoding glycoside hydrolase family 127 protein, with the protein MKQFLFVIFLFAVNCSYSQSYIPEKKNTKVKVQPVVQVKAFAFPLSDVKLLKSPFSKAMKLDSAYLILLSPDRLLYRFYKNARLPVKDSVYGGWESEGLSGHTLGHYLSAASMMYVSTGNKEFKKRVDYIVAELERCQLARKTGYIGAIPNEDSIFGKVAKGEIKSSGFDLNGGWSPWYTVHKVMAGLCDAYLYCNNQKALKLVTGMADWTYNTINHLPDSTRLKMLNCEYGGMNDVLANIYSFTGNKKYLNLSYKFYDEFVMGKLAQRIDPMPGKHSNTNVPKAIGSARQYELTGNKNDQTIASFFWETMVHNHSYVIGGNSNYEYCGEAGNLNERLSDNTCETCNTYNMLKLTRHLFAWQPSSALMDYYERALYNHILASQNPENGMMTYFVPLRMGTKKQFSDTFNTFTCCVGSGIENHSKYAEQIYSYDGKNVLFVNLFIPSVLNWKEKKTTITQTNYIPESKQVKFIVNCATPTSFAVKIRKPAWCNSNPDIKVNNISVKTEIDADGYLTTTRVWKNADVVTVDFEMNLYTEAMPDNPNRIAFKYGPLVLAGLLGKEKPDPVIGVPVLLTGNRNISDWIQTSSNSLQFEMKGVGKPFDVKLIPFYQTYDQYYSVYWDYFTPADWEKLQADYEAEKKRIQLIEARTIDNFRIGEMQPERDHHLKASERSYVSDAMDRLGREARRDNYFEFDMKVDASLKSSLLLTYIGDDKDRKFDILVDGVKIATEDWKGGKTGKFYDVEYKIPAELISHKTKITVRIEANYGKTAGRVFAVRIIKDEQ; encoded by the coding sequence ATGAAGCAATTTCTCTTTGTCATTTTTCTTTTTGCAGTAAACTGTTCTTACAGTCAGTCATATATTCCGGAAAAGAAAAATACAAAAGTAAAAGTGCAGCCTGTTGTACAGGTAAAGGCGTTTGCTTTTCCGTTGAGTGATGTGAAGTTGCTGAAAAGCCCGTTTAGTAAAGCAATGAAACTTGACAGTGCATATCTGATATTGTTAAGTCCCGATCGGTTACTGTATCGTTTTTATAAAAATGCCCGACTGCCTGTGAAAGACTCTGTGTATGGCGGATGGGAAAGCGAAGGATTATCTGGACATACATTGGGGCATTATTTATCTGCTGCTTCTATGATGTATGTGTCAACCGGGAATAAAGAGTTTAAAAAACGTGTTGACTATATCGTAGCAGAATTGGAACGTTGCCAGCTTGCGAGAAAGACAGGTTATATTGGCGCAATCCCCAATGAAGATTCCATTTTTGGAAAAGTGGCTAAAGGAGAAATTAAATCTTCAGGGTTTGATTTGAATGGAGGATGGAGCCCCTGGTACACGGTACATAAGGTGATGGCAGGTTTATGCGATGCTTATCTGTATTGCAATAATCAAAAAGCATTGAAGCTGGTAACAGGCATGGCCGACTGGACTTATAACACTATTAACCATCTGCCTGATTCAACCCGATTAAAAATGCTCAACTGTGAGTATGGAGGCATGAATGATGTGCTGGCAAATATTTATTCTTTTACAGGCAATAAAAAATACCTCAATCTCTCTTATAAGTTTTATGATGAGTTCGTGATGGGCAAACTGGCTCAGCGAATTGATCCTATGCCCGGCAAGCACAGCAACACCAACGTGCCAAAAGCTATCGGTAGTGCAAGACAATATGAATTAACCGGAAATAAAAATGATCAAACCATTGCTTCTTTCTTTTGGGAAACAATGGTGCACAATCACAGCTACGTAATTGGCGGCAACAGTAATTATGAATACTGTGGTGAAGCCGGAAATCTGAATGAACGTTTGAGTGATAATACCTGCGAAACCTGTAACACCTATAATATGCTGAAACTGACAAGGCATTTATTTGCATGGCAGCCTTCATCAGCATTGATGGATTATTACGAACGGGCATTGTATAATCATATTCTTGCTTCACAAAATCCTGAGAACGGAATGATGACTTATTTTGTTCCGTTGCGGATGGGCACAAAGAAACAATTCAGTGATACCTTCAACACGTTCACCTGCTGTGTAGGCAGTGGTATTGAAAATCATTCGAAGTATGCTGAACAGATTTACAGTTACGATGGAAAGAATGTATTGTTTGTCAATCTGTTTATTCCTTCTGTATTAAACTGGAAAGAAAAGAAAACTACCATCACACAAACCAATTATATTCCTGAAAGTAAACAGGTAAAATTTATTGTTAATTGTGCAACACCAACTTCTTTTGCAGTGAAGATCAGAAAGCCTGCCTGGTGTAACAGCAATCCCGATATTAAAGTCAATAATATTTCTGTAAAAACAGAAATCGATGCAGATGGATATTTAACAACAACAAGAGTATGGAAGAATGCAGATGTGGTAACAGTTGATTTTGAGATGAATCTTTATACGGAGGCCATGCCCGACAACCCGAACCGTATTGCATTTAAATACGGCCCATTGGTATTGGCGGGCTTACTCGGTAAAGAAAAACCTGACCCAGTGATAGGTGTTCCCGTATTGCTCACAGGCAATCGGAATATTTCAGACTGGATTCAAACTTCTTCCAATTCCTTACAGTTTGAAATGAAAGGGGTGGGCAAGCCATTTGATGTGAAACTGATTCCTTTCTATCAAACCTATGATCAGTATTACAGTGTGTACTGGGATTATTTTACTCCGGCGGATTGGGAAAAACTACAGGCCGATTATGAAGCTGAAAAGAAAAGGATTCAGCTAATTGAAGCAAGAACAATTGATAATTTCCGTATTGGTGAAATGCAGCCCGAACGGGATCATCATCTCAAAGCAAGTGAACGGTCTTATGTAAGTGATGCAATGGACAGGTTGGGAAGAGAAGCCAGACGTGATAATTATTTTGAGTTTGACATGAAAGTGGATGCTTCGTTGAAAAGTTCATTGCTGCTCACATATATTGGCGATGATAAAGACCGTAAGTTTGATATCCTGGTAGACGGTGTAAAAATTGCAACTGAAGATTGGAAGGGAGGAAAGACAGGAAAGTTTTATGATGTGGAATATAAAATCCCTGCTGAACTGATCAGTCATAAAACAAAGATCACAGTCCGTATTGAAGCGAACTATGGTAAAACAGCAGGAAGGGTTTTTGCAGTTCGAATTATAAAAGATGAACAATAA
- a CDS encoding 1,4-beta-xylanase — MKKIFFILVAFFCFFFPDETKAQQTNIWSLEKANAWYQKQGWLVGANFLPSTAINQLEMWQAETFDPETIDRELGWASAIGMNTMRVYLHDLAWKADAKGFKKRIDQFLSIASKHQIKTLFTIFDDCWNPDAAIGKQPEPKPGIHNSGWVRSPNKNVHNDSAQWKYLELYVKDILRTFKNDDRILMWDLYNEPGNSGYDLTSLPLLKKVFEWAWTVRPSQPLTCATWYNNKELNEYQLSHSDVITIHNYNDAANLEKELQEKLKHGRPVICSEYMARTRNSTFQTNLPIFKKYNVGAINWGLVAGKSNTIYQWDTPMPDGSEPKLWFHDVFRKDGTPYDVKEIEVIKNLTGKK; from the coding sequence ATGAAAAAGATATTCTTCATTCTTGTTGCCTTTTTTTGTTTTTTCTTTCCGGACGAAACAAAGGCACAGCAAACAAATATCTGGTCTCTTGAAAAAGCAAATGCATGGTATCAAAAACAGGGCTGGCTGGTTGGAGCGAATTTTTTACCGAGTACTGCTATCAATCAACTGGAAATGTGGCAGGCTGAAACATTTGATCCAGAAACTATTGACAGGGAACTTGGTTGGGCTTCAGCAATTGGTATGAATACCATGCGTGTTTATCTGCACGATCTTGCATGGAAGGCAGATGCAAAAGGTTTCAAGAAAAGAATAGATCAGTTTTTATCGATTGCATCAAAACATCAGATCAAAACTCTGTTCACCATTTTTGATGATTGCTGGAATCCGGATGCAGCCATAGGTAAACAACCCGAACCTAAACCCGGTATTCATAACAGTGGCTGGGTTCGCAGCCCGAATAAGAATGTACACAATGATTCTGCTCAGTGGAAATATCTTGAACTGTATGTAAAAGATATCCTCCGCACATTTAAAAACGATGATCGTATTTTAATGTGGGATCTGTACAATGAACCCGGTAACAGTGGTTATGATCTTACTTCATTGCCTTTGCTGAAAAAAGTATTTGAATGGGCATGGACTGTCCGTCCTTCACAACCGCTTACCTGTGCAACCTGGTATAACAATAAAGAATTAAATGAGTATCAGCTGAGTCATTCTGATGTGATCACTATTCACAATTATAATGACGCTGCCAATCTGGAAAAAGAATTACAGGAAAAATTAAAGCATGGCCGACCGGTGATTTGCAGTGAATATATGGCAAGGACAAGAAACAGTACCTTTCAAACAAATCTGCCCATTTTCAAAAAGTATAACGTTGGAGCTATTAATTGGGGATTGGTAGCAGGCAAAAGCAATACCATTTATCAATGGGATACCCCCATGCCTGATGGTAGTGAACCAAAGCTTTGGTTTCATGATGTGTTCCGTAAAGACGGAACGCCCTATGATGTGAAAGAAATTGAAGTGATCAAAAACTTAACAGGAAAAAAATAA
- a CDS encoding 4-hydroxyproline epimerase: protein MKSKPITKQYPNASVNRFGGFTFHCIDAHTCGNPVRLVADGGPELEGNNMSEKRQHFLKEYDWIRKGLMFEPRGHDMMSGSILYPPHDVQNDVAVLFIETSGCLPMCGHGTIGTITIAVEEGLIIPKTPGIIRMETPAGLVEISYQMNGSKVKSVRLKNVPSFLHSRDLAVQCPELGELVVDVSYGGNFYAIVDVQKNFKGLQHYTADKLIAWARQLRKNINAKYEFVHPLDATINGCSHVLWTGAVLDKKSTARNAVFYGDKAIDRSPCGTGTSARMAQWYAKGMLDKGDDFIHESIIGSKFIGRIEEELKLDGKSAIRPSIEGWAKIYGYNSISIDKDDDPYAYGFQVI, encoded by the coding sequence ATGAAATCAAAACCGATAACTAAACAATATCCGAACGCTTCAGTAAACCGTTTTGGCGGCTTCACTTTTCATTGTATAGATGCACATACCTGCGGTAATCCGGTTCGCCTTGTTGCAGATGGCGGACCTGAACTGGAAGGTAATAACATGAGTGAAAAACGTCAGCACTTTTTGAAGGAGTATGACTGGATAAGAAAAGGATTAATGTTTGAACCAAGAGGTCATGACATGATGAGCGGCAGTATTTTATATCCGCCGCATGATGTACAGAATGATGTAGCAGTGTTATTTATTGAAACAAGTGGTTGTTTACCGATGTGCGGTCACGGTACGATTGGTACTATTACAATTGCAGTGGAAGAAGGATTGATTATTCCGAAAACTCCCGGTATCATCCGCATGGAAACACCGGCAGGGTTGGTGGAGATCAGTTATCAAATGAACGGTTCAAAAGTAAAAAGCGTGAGACTGAAGAATGTGCCATCCTTTCTTCATTCAAGAGATTTGGCTGTTCAATGCCCGGAGTTGGGGGAGTTGGTTGTTGATGTTTCTTATGGAGGAAATTTTTATGCGATTGTTGATGTACAGAAAAACTTCAAGGGATTACAGCACTATACAGCCGATAAATTAATTGCATGGGCAAGACAATTGCGGAAAAATATCAATGCGAAATATGAATTTGTTCATCCGCTGGATGCAACGATCAACGGATGCAGTCATGTATTATGGACAGGTGCAGTGCTGGATAAAAAATCAACTGCACGCAATGCTGTGTTCTATGGCGATAAGGCAATTGACCGCAGCCCCTGCGGAACAGGCACATCAGCAAGAATGGCCCAATGGTATGCAAAGGGGATGCTGGATAAAGGAGATGATTTTATACATGAAAGTATTATCGGCAGTAAATTTATTGGAAGAATTGAGGAGGAATTGAAGCTCGATGGAAAATCGGCTATCCGTCCAAGTATTGAAGGATGGGCAAAAATTTACGGATACAATAGTATTTCAATTGATAAGGATGATGATCCGTATGCATACGGATTTCAGGTTATCTGA
- a CDS encoding sterol desaturase family protein, translating to METYGKILLIAMPAFLLLVLLEKFYGVLKGKDTVRNMDMISSLSSGITNVTKDVLGLSIAIISYSWLTEHIAIVHVKNQILTYAIAFLVLDFAGYWGHRLDHEYNFFWNAHIIHHSSEEYNLACALRQSISVVFKIFTIFLLPAALLGVPPIVIAVVAPLHLFAQFWYHTQHIGKMGFLEKIIVTPSHHRVHHAINPEYIDKNYSQIFIFWDKLFGTFQEELKDVPPVYGITRPVQTWNPIKINFMHLWLLIKDAWLTNNWKDKFRIWFKPTGWRPADVAEKYPLHKISDPYHFQKYDTKASPALHAWSWVQITITLLFISYLFGNIAGINALNSYYIYIYGLFVFLSVYAYTELMDRHKYAAVWETIKNIFGLAIIFQTGDWFGASQYIGFLNYILGFYFLLSIIVTVWFVLKHAKEDGLSPTLAKL from the coding sequence ATGGAAACTTACGGAAAAATATTATTGATTGCCATGCCAGCCTTTCTTTTATTGGTATTACTGGAGAAATTCTACGGTGTACTGAAAGGAAAGGATACTGTGCGGAATATGGATATGATCTCAAGTCTCAGCAGCGGCATTACCAATGTTACTAAAGATGTACTGGGGCTCAGTATTGCTATTATCAGTTACAGCTGGCTGACTGAGCATATTGCCATCGTACATGTAAAGAATCAAATACTTACCTATGCCATTGCTTTTCTCGTTCTTGACTTTGCCGGCTATTGGGGTCACCGTTTAGATCATGAGTACAATTTTTTCTGGAACGCACATATCATTCATCACAGCAGTGAAGAATATAATCTTGCCTGTGCATTAAGGCAGAGTATCTCTGTAGTATTTAAAATTTTCACTATCTTTTTACTGCCTGCTGCTTTACTGGGAGTTCCACCGATTGTAATTGCTGTTGTTGCTCCATTACATTTATTTGCTCAGTTCTGGTATCATACACAGCATATCGGCAAGATGGGATTTTTGGAAAAGATCATTGTAACTCCATCCCATCACCGGGTGCATCATGCCATCAACCCTGAATACATTGATAAAAATTATTCGCAGATTTTTATTTTCTGGGATAAACTGTTTGGCACTTTCCAGGAAGAGTTAAAAGATGTTCCTCCCGTGTATGGCATTACACGGCCTGTGCAAACATGGAACCCTATTAAAATTAATTTCATGCATCTGTGGCTACTTATCAAAGATGCATGGCTTACCAATAACTGGAAAGATAAATTCCGAATCTGGTTTAAGCCAACTGGCTGGCGACCTGCAGATGTTGCAGAAAAATATCCATTGCATAAAATCAGCGACCCCTATCATTTTCAGAAATATGATACCAAGGCATCTCCTGCACTGCATGCGTGGAGCTGGGTGCAAATCACCATCACTTTATTATTTATCAGTTACCTGTTTGGAAATATTGCCGGTATCAACGCACTGAACAGTTACTACATTTATATCTATGGGCTCTTTGTTTTTTTAAGCGTATATGCGTACACCGAACTGATGGATCGTCATAAATACGCCGCCGTTTGGGAAACCATAAAAAACATTTTCGGGCTGGCTATTATTTTTCAAACCGGCGATTGGTTTGGGGCTTCTCAATACATTGGTTTTCTCAATTATATATTGGGATTTTATTTTCTCCTTTCTATTATAGTAACCGTTTGGTTTGTTCTGAAGCATGCAAAAGAAGATGGGCTCAGCCCAACTTTAGCAAAGTTGTAA
- a CDS encoding RNA polymerase sigma factor has translation MSTLVPSADVLVQQCLNGEHTAYRLLYDRYARAMYNTALRMVNCKSDAEDILQEAFTDAFQQLKSFEGKSTFGAWLKQIVVYKSITHLKKQKLLLSDIEPDADKLANEEPLHEDFVWYTVDLIKQAVQTLPDGYRTVLTLHLFEGYDQEEVAEIMQVAHSTVRSQYMRAKQKLLQVLKKGEVYEQ, from the coding sequence CTGTCAACACTTGTTCCTTCTGCTGATGTGCTGGTGCAGCAATGCCTCAACGGAGAGCATACTGCCTACCGGTTGCTATACGACCGATACGCAAGAGCTATGTATAATACAGCGCTGCGGATGGTGAATTGCAAATCTGATGCGGAGGATATTTTACAGGAAGCATTTACCGATGCTTTTCAGCAGTTGAAAAGTTTTGAAGGCAAGTCAACTTTTGGCGCATGGCTGAAACAGATTGTGGTGTATAAGAGTATCACTCATTTGAAAAAACAAAAACTGCTCCTGTCCGATATTGAACCGGATGCAGATAAGCTGGCAAATGAAGAACCATTACATGAAGATTTTGTGTGGTACACAGTTGATTTAATTAAACAGGCAGTGCAGACTTTGCCGGATGGCTACAGAACAGTGCTGACACTGCATTTATTTGAAGGCTATGATCAGGAAGAAGTGGCAGAGATTATGCAGGTGGCACATTCAACTGTAAGATCACAGTATATGCGGGCAAAACAAAAATTATTACAGGTCTTAAAAAAAGGAGAAGTATATGAGCAGTAA
- a CDS encoding dihydrodipicolinate synthase family protein: MSFEWKGVFPALTTKFTGNDELDLPLFEKNLNAQLEAGIHGVVLGGTLGEASVLTVDEKETLVKFAIEKIAGRIPVIINIAEGSTNEALRQAAYAKVWGAQGLMMLPPMRYKADDHETVTYFKTVADSTDLPIMIYNNPVDYKIEVTLDMFDELTVCKNIGAIKESTRDVTNVTRLINRFGDRYKILCGVDTLAMEELCLGADGWVAGLVCAFPKETTTIFNLVKAGKIAEATKIYRWFMPLLELDIHPKLVQYIKLAEAQVGIGSESVRAPRLTLVGEERERILKVINDGIATRPSL, from the coding sequence ATGTCATTTGAATGGAAAGGAGTTTTCCCTGCACTCACCACGAAATTTACCGGCAATGATGAACTGGATCTGCCTTTGTTTGAAAAAAATCTGAACGCACAGTTAGAAGCCGGTATACATGGTGTTGTACTTGGCGGCACTTTGGGCGAAGCAAGTGTTTTAACCGTTGATGAAAAAGAAACACTGGTAAAATTTGCAATTGAGAAAATTGCCGGCAGAATTCCGGTGATCATCAATATTGCAGAAGGATCAACCAATGAAGCATTAAGGCAGGCAGCTTATGCCAAAGTATGGGGAGCACAGGGCTTGATGATGTTACCACCCATGCGTTATAAAGCTGATGACCATGAAACGGTGACTTATTTTAAAACAGTGGCCGATTCAACCGATCTGCCCATTATGATCTACAATAACCCCGTTGATTATAAAATTGAAGTAACCCTTGATATGTTTGATGAGTTGACTGTTTGTAAAAACATTGGCGCTATTAAAGAAAGTACAAGAGATGTTACCAATGTAACAAGACTGATCAACCGCTTTGGCGACCGTTATAAAATATTATGCGGTGTTGATACACTGGCAATGGAAGAATTGTGTTTAGGTGCTGATGGCTGGGTAGCAGGATTGGTTTGTGCATTCCCAAAAGAAACCACAACGATATTTAATTTGGTGAAAGCAGGGAAGATTGCTGAAGCAACAAAAATCTACCGCTGGTTTATGCCTTTGCTGGAACTCGATATTCATCCAAAACTTGTTCAATATATTAAACTGGCAGAAGCTCAGGTTGGTATTGGCAGTGAAAGTGTAAGGGCTCCACGTTTAACTCTGGTGGGAGAAGAAAGAGAACGCATTTTGAAAGTGATCAATGATGGCATTGCAACAAGACCGTCGTTATAA
- a CDS encoding RNA polymerase sigma factor, with product MQLFTASEKAFRDFIKEHQPRVYNTALNILQNAEDAEEITQDVFVEAFNKAHTFKGESQVSTWLYRITTNKCIDHLRSKKRKKRFAFLTQLFHESGEPISDASDFVHPGVVAENREKAAILYKAIDQLPETQKVAFLLSETDGLSYAEISEIVGTSVSSIESLLFRARKNLRKILADVYKNNDG from the coding sequence ATGCAATTGTTTACTGCAAGTGAAAAAGCATTCAGGGATTTTATAAAAGAACACCAGCCAAGGGTGTACAATACGGCATTGAACATACTCCAGAATGCGGAGGATGCGGAAGAAATTACCCAGGATGTTTTTGTGGAAGCTTTTAATAAAGCACATACCTTCAAAGGGGAATCGCAGGTGAGTACCTGGCTTTACCGCATCACAACCAATAAATGCATTGATCATTTAAGAAGTAAGAAACGGAAAAAACGTTTTGCCTTTCTTACCCAGTTGTTTCATGAGAGCGGGGAACCCATCAGCGATGCCAGCGACTTTGTGCACCCGGGGGTAGTGGCCGAAAACAGGGAAAAAGCAGCCATTTTATACAAGGCAATTGACCAGCTGCCCGAAACCCAGAAAGTGGCTTTTTTGCTGAGTGAAACCGACGGGTTGAGTTATGCTGAAATCAGTGAAATCGTTGGTACGTCTGTATCCTCTATTGAATCCCTGCTGTTCAGGGCAAGAAAAAACCTGAGAAAAATACTGGCAGATGTTTATAAAAATAACGATGGATAG
- a CDS encoding periplasmic heavy metal sensor, whose product MNKVKFLSAAVVLLLILNAVMLFFMFGKRPVKRPGNGREGARPYTEFISKQLNFDTIQKAQLIKLRDEHKTDLDQLRKEDNILHDTLFAYIKRGDLDSSKIDSVTNLIAANKKQFETTFLKHFAEIRSLCKPEQLELFNKTVDQMRKRRMPSFGGNSDGKQKGK is encoded by the coding sequence ATGAATAAAGTAAAATTTTTAAGTGCTGCAGTTGTTCTGTTACTGATTCTCAATGCTGTAATGCTTTTTTTTATGTTTGGAAAACGCCCAGTAAAACGCCCAGGCAATGGACGTGAAGGAGCCAGACCTTACACAGAATTCATCAGCAAACAGCTGAATTTTGATACGATTCAAAAAGCACAGCTGATTAAACTGAGAGATGAACATAAAACAGACCTGGATCAGTTAAGAAAGGAAGACAATATATTACACGATACCCTGTTCGCCTACATTAAAAGAGGTGACCTCGATTCTTCAAAAATTGATTCTGTTACGAACCTGATTGCAGCCAACAAAAAACAATTTGAAACCACTTTTCTGAAACATTTCGCAGAAATACGCTCACTATGTAAGCCCGAGCAGTTAGAATTATTCAACAAAACAGTTGATCAGATGAGGAAAAGAAGAATGCCTTCTTTTGGAGGAAACAGTGACGGTAAGCAAAAAGGGAAATAA